In a genomic window of Hyalangium gracile:
- a CDS encoding ATP-binding protein, protein MAASVALAGLDALWHAPIGIALIDTGLCYLRVNKALAEMNELPATEHLGRRIDEVLPADSEATRAIIRRVEHVLATGHPLENIEVEWQSAGATRVPHFSRTSYYPIQNGSTLLGVCVYVEDLRAQRRAEQQRDELVERERHARAEAEAAAQRLFILAEASHVFAEASADLRSVVNAVVRMVATIIDGVCALFLLSEDGQEVAPVAAYHSDPEARKALEALVEHAGHSVNEGVAGLVVRTGQSLLVPRVSCSELRGFLPESQRSYVERYPPRSMMVVPLRVYGRVIGTLQVSREETERPFSPPDLVFLEELADRAGLAIQNARLLEREKESRAEAENERARLHALVTQAPAAIAIMRGPDFVFEFTNPLYEKFSGRTGLVGKPLREALPELAQQPGYVDVLSAVLRTGEPFVGHEYPVALDRRGDGTLEEAFLNLVYQPLHDAQGRVDGLLTHAVDVTELVRARRRAEALEQQARRQAEFEQQLIGIVSHDLRNPVSAILMSAQMLLKQEGLGERAFKGASRILSSAERATRLIGDLLDFTQARLGGGIRIQRRATSLHELMRQVLEEIQAAWPERDIQSSQGGDGQGEWDPDRLAQVVTNLVTNALRYGAPGTPVRVSTRAEEDAVLIEVHNLGRPIPPELLPHLFEAMKRGSHDQERSGRSVGLGLYIVQQIVRAHRGTVSVRSTEAEGTTFTVQLPRRA, encoded by the coding sequence GTGGCAGCGAGTGTCGCCCTCGCGGGGCTCGATGCGCTCTGGCATGCCCCCATCGGCATCGCCTTGATCGACACCGGACTGTGCTACCTGCGCGTCAACAAGGCGCTGGCGGAGATGAACGAGCTGCCCGCCACCGAGCACCTGGGCCGCCGGATCGACGAGGTGCTGCCCGCGGACTCGGAGGCGACCCGGGCGATCATCCGTCGCGTCGAGCACGTGCTGGCCACGGGACATCCGCTGGAGAACATCGAGGTGGAGTGGCAGAGCGCGGGCGCCACCCGCGTGCCGCACTTCTCACGCACCAGCTACTATCCCATCCAGAACGGCTCCACCCTCCTGGGCGTGTGCGTCTACGTCGAGGATCTGCGGGCGCAGCGGCGCGCGGAGCAGCAGCGGGACGAGCTGGTGGAGCGGGAGCGCCACGCCCGCGCGGAGGCGGAGGCCGCGGCCCAGCGGCTCTTCATCCTCGCCGAGGCCTCGCACGTCTTCGCCGAGGCCAGCGCGGATCTGCGCAGCGTCGTCAACGCCGTGGTGCGCATGGTGGCCACCATCATCGACGGGGTGTGCGCGCTCTTCCTGCTCTCCGAGGATGGGCAGGAGGTGGCGCCGGTGGCCGCCTACCACTCGGACCCGGAGGCGCGGAAGGCGCTCGAGGCGCTGGTGGAGCACGCCGGGCACTCGGTGAACGAGGGCGTCGCGGGGTTGGTGGTGCGCACGGGCCAGTCGCTGCTGGTCCCGCGCGTCTCGTGCTCGGAGCTGCGGGGGTTCCTGCCCGAGTCCCAGCGCTCCTATGTCGAGCGCTATCCACCTCGGAGCATGATGGTCGTGCCGCTCCGGGTCTACGGGCGCGTCATCGGCACGCTGCAGGTGTCGCGCGAGGAGACCGAGCGTCCCTTCAGCCCTCCGGATCTGGTGTTCCTGGAGGAGCTGGCGGACCGGGCGGGCCTGGCCATCCAGAACGCCCGGCTGCTGGAGCGGGAGAAGGAGTCGCGCGCCGAGGCGGAGAACGAGCGCGCGCGCCTGCACGCCCTGGTGACGCAGGCTCCGGCCGCGATCGCCATCATGCGGGGCCCGGACTTCGTCTTCGAGTTCACCAACCCGCTCTACGAGAAGTTCTCCGGGCGCACGGGGCTGGTGGGCAAGCCCCTGCGCGAGGCGCTGCCCGAGCTGGCGCAGCAGCCGGGCTACGTGGACGTGCTCTCGGCGGTGCTGCGGACCGGAGAGCCCTTCGTGGGCCACGAGTACCCGGTGGCCCTGGACAGGCGGGGAGACGGCACGCTGGAGGAGGCCTTCCTCAACCTGGTCTACCAGCCGCTCCACGACGCGCAGGGGCGGGTGGACGGGCTGCTGACGCACGCGGTGGACGTGACGGAGCTGGTGCGGGCCCGGCGGCGCGCGGAGGCGCTGGAGCAGCAGGCCCGGCGCCAGGCCGAGTTCGAGCAGCAGCTCATCGGCATCGTCAGCCACGACTTGCGCAACCCGGTGAGCGCGATCCTCATGTCCGCGCAGATGCTGCTCAAGCAGGAGGGGCTGGGCGAGCGGGCCTTCAAGGGGGCCTCGCGCATCCTCTCCAGCGCGGAGCGCGCCACCCGGCTCATCGGGGATCTGCTGGACTTCACCCAGGCGCGGCTGGGCGGCGGCATCCGGATCCAGCGCCGGGCCACCAGCCTGCACGAGCTGATGCGGCAGGTGCTGGAGGAGATCCAGGCCGCGTGGCCGGAGCGGGACATCCAGTCGAGCCAGGGCGGGGACGGGCAGGGCGAGTGGGATCCGGACCGGCTGGCGCAGGTGGTGACCAACCTGGTCACCAACGCGCTGCGCTACGGCGCTCCGGGAACGCCGGTGCGGGTGAGCACGCGGGCCGAGGAGGACGCGGTGCTGATCGAGGTGCACAACCTCGGCCGGCCCATCCCGCCCGAGCTGCTGCCCCACCTCTTCGAGGCGATGAAGCGGGGCTCCCACGATCAGGAGCGCTCGGGGCGCAGCGTGGGGCTGGGGCTCTACATCGTCCAGCAGATCGTCCGGGCCCACCGTGGCACGGTGTCCGTCCGCTCCACGGAGGCCGAGGGGACGACGTTCACCGTCCAGCTGCCACGCCGGGCCTGA
- the metF gene encoding methylenetetrahydrofolate reductase [NAD(P)H], with product MKIRNRLNPSNPCFSFEFFPPKTDEGTANLLKTLEDLAPLEPGFVSVTYGAGGSTRDRTVELVTRIKQTTGIEAMAHLTCVGHSREELRDILRRLAEAKVDNVLPLRGDPPQGQKDFVPAPGGFRYASELVQFIRDEDFNFCLGGACYPEGHVDTASREEDLKHLKAKVDAGLDFLITQLFFDNAFYFDFVERARRAGINVPIVPGIMPITNYEQVHRFTRMCGATVPMRLGLQLERVKDQPEALMQLGVAHATVQCMELLARGVPGIHFYTLNKSPATRMIVGALRGRS from the coding sequence ATGAAGATTCGTAATCGTTTGAATCCATCCAACCCCTGCTTCTCCTTCGAGTTCTTCCCCCCGAAGACCGACGAGGGCACGGCGAACCTGCTGAAGACGCTGGAGGACCTGGCGCCGCTGGAGCCCGGCTTCGTCTCGGTGACGTACGGAGCGGGCGGGAGCACGCGCGACCGGACGGTGGAGCTGGTGACGCGCATCAAGCAGACCACCGGCATCGAGGCCATGGCCCACCTCACCTGCGTGGGGCACAGCCGGGAGGAGCTGCGAGACATCCTCCGCCGGCTGGCCGAGGCGAAGGTCGACAACGTCCTGCCGCTGCGCGGCGATCCGCCCCAGGGCCAGAAGGACTTCGTCCCCGCGCCCGGAGGCTTCCGCTACGCCTCGGAGCTGGTGCAGTTCATCCGCGACGAGGACTTCAACTTCTGCCTGGGCGGGGCCTGCTACCCCGAGGGCCACGTGGACACGGCCTCGCGGGAGGAGGATCTGAAGCACCTCAAGGCCAAGGTGGACGCGGGGCTGGACTTCCTCATCACCCAGCTCTTCTTCGACAACGCCTTCTACTTCGACTTCGTGGAGCGGGCCCGCCGCGCCGGCATCAACGTCCCCATCGTCCCCGGCATCATGCCCATCACCAACTACGAGCAGGTGCACCGCTTCACCCGCATGTGCGGCGCCACGGTGCCCATGCGGCTGGGGCTGCAGCTGGAGCGCGTCAAGGATCAGCCCGAGGCCCTCATGCAGCTCGGCGTGGCGCACGCCACCGTGCAGTGCATGGAGCTGCTCGCGCGCGGCGTGCCCGGCATCCACTTCTACACGCTCAACAAGTCTCCCGCGACGCGGATGATCGTGGGCGCGCTGAGGGGCCGATCATGA
- the gcvT gene encoding glycine cleavage system aminomethyltransferase GcvT — MARRTPLNEAHRKLGARMVDFVGWDMPVQYTSVIGEHEAVRNAVGLFDVSHMGEIEFRGPGALETANRLISNDLARCADGQAVYAGLLNEQGTFVDDVVAYRFSPEHIFICVNSSNREKDFAWMQERAYGVKPVDRSDDFAQIAVQGPKAPGLVQRLTKAELSKLGTYRFTEGEVAGVRCIISRTGYTGEDGFELYCAPNDAEKLWNALLEEGQADGVKPCGLGARDSLRTEMKYALYGNDIDDAHTALEAGLGWIVKLDKPGGFIGKEALEKQKAAGVHRKLVGFEVTGSGIPRHGYAIMKGGHVVGEVTSGTMGPSVKKPIGIGYVPAEFSTEGFTFDVDIRGRPVPAKVVKTPFWKKP; from the coding sequence ATGGCGCGTCGCACGCCCCTGAACGAGGCCCATCGCAAGCTGGGCGCCCGGATGGTCGACTTCGTGGGTTGGGACATGCCCGTGCAGTACACCTCCGTCATCGGCGAGCATGAGGCGGTGCGCAACGCCGTGGGCCTGTTCGACGTCTCCCACATGGGAGAGATCGAGTTCCGGGGCCCGGGCGCCCTCGAGACGGCCAACCGGCTCATCTCCAATGATCTCGCCCGGTGCGCGGACGGCCAGGCCGTCTACGCGGGGCTGCTCAACGAGCAGGGGACCTTCGTGGACGACGTGGTCGCCTACCGCTTCTCCCCCGAGCACATCTTCATCTGCGTCAACTCCTCCAACCGCGAGAAGGACTTCGCCTGGATGCAGGAGCGGGCCTACGGGGTGAAGCCCGTGGACCGCAGCGACGACTTCGCGCAGATCGCCGTGCAGGGCCCCAAGGCGCCCGGCCTGGTGCAGCGGCTGACGAAGGCGGAGCTGTCGAAGCTGGGCACCTACCGCTTCACGGAGGGAGAGGTGGCGGGCGTGCGCTGCATCATCTCCCGGACGGGCTACACGGGAGAGGACGGCTTCGAGCTGTACTGCGCCCCGAACGACGCGGAGAAGCTCTGGAACGCGCTGCTGGAGGAGGGCCAGGCGGACGGCGTGAAGCCGTGCGGCCTGGGCGCTCGTGACAGCCTGCGCACGGAGATGAAGTACGCGCTCTACGGCAACGACATCGACGACGCGCACACCGCGCTGGAGGCGGGCCTGGGCTGGATCGTCAAGCTGGACAAGCCCGGCGGCTTCATCGGCAAGGAGGCCCTGGAGAAGCAGAAGGCCGCGGGAGTGCACCGCAAGCTGGTGGGCTTCGAGGTGACCGGCAGCGGCATCCCCCGCCACGGCTACGCCATCATGAAGGGCGGCCATGTGGTGGGCGAGGTGACGAGCGGTACCATGGGCCCCTCCGTGAAGAAGCCGATCGGCATCGGCTACGTGCCCGCCGAGTTCTCCACCGAGGGCTTCACCTTCGACGTGGACATCCGTGGCCGGCCGGTGCCCGCCAAGGTGGTCAAGACGCCTTTCTGGAAGAAGCCGTAG
- the gcvH gene encoding glycine cleavage system protein GcvH has protein sequence MSDTIPADLKYTSDHEWARQQGNLVVVGVTAHAQEALGDVVYVELPKVGSTITAGKQFGVIESTKAVSELFAPISGKVVKVNDALSDKPDTVNADPYGAGWIIEVEPSDPKQLDGLLSAQAYGELLKKS, from the coding sequence ATGTCAGACACCATTCCCGCCGACCTGAAGTACACCTCCGATCACGAGTGGGCGCGCCAGCAGGGCAACCTCGTGGTGGTAGGTGTGACGGCCCACGCGCAGGAGGCGCTGGGTGACGTGGTGTACGTGGAGCTGCCCAAGGTGGGCTCCACCATCACCGCGGGCAAGCAGTTCGGCGTCATCGAGTCCACCAAGGCCGTGTCCGAGCTGTTCGCCCCCATCAGCGGCAAGGTGGTGAAGGTGAACGACGCCCTCTCGGACAAGCCGGACACGGTGAACGCGGATCCGTACGGCGCCGGGTGGATCATCGAGGTCGAGCCCTCGGATCCCAAGCAGCTGGACGGGCTGCTGAGCGCCCAGGCGTACGGCGAGCTGCTCAAGAAGTCGTAG
- the gcvP gene encoding aminomethyl-transferring glycine dehydrogenase, whose product MSLNWKYQESFAARHVGPDEHELKAMLDLLGASSLDAFIDRTVPQAIRSKEPLRLAPGLGEHDLLAQLEAIAAKNQRFKSFIGMGYYDTHTPNVILRNIFQNPGWYTQYTPYQAEIAQGRLEALLNFQTMVMDLTGLEVANASLLDEGTAAAEAMAMALHVKGDGRGGAFFVSDACHPQTIDVVRTRAEPLGVEVVVGDHRTVDLGAKKYFGALVQYPATDGAVNDYRAFSEKVHAADGLVVMATDLLALTVLTPPGELGADVAVGSAQRFGVPMGYGGPHAGFFATKNAYTRLMPGRIIGVSEDAQGRRALRMALQTREQHIRREKATSNICTAQVLLAVMAGMYAVYHGPRGLKAIAERVHGLTVLLAQGLTKLGYKPRYEQYFDTLRVETTSAQVRTVLAAAEAKGMNFRRIDERSIGLSLDETTRASDVEAILGTFAAGKALGVSLDELGASLSSPVEAGLRRQSAYLTHPVFNSYHSETEMLRYIRRLESRDLSLTHSMIPLGSCTMKLNATAEMIPVTWPSFGGLHPFAPPSQAAGYKVIFEQLESQLAEVTGFAGCSLQPNAGSQGEYAGLLVIRAYHQSRGQGHRDVCLIPQSAHGTNPASAVMAGYHVVVTKCDEQGNIDIADLRVRAEEYKDRLAALMVTYPSTHGVFEEGIKEITSIIHERGGQVYMDGANLNAQVGLMKPGQLGADVCHINLHKTFCIPHGGGGPGMGPICVAPHLVKFLPGHPVIAQSGSERIGAISAAPWGSASILLISWVYIQMMGGEGLTQATKMAILNANYIAKRLDPHYPVLYRGKTGGVAHECIVDLRHLKKTTGVEVEDVAKRLMDYGFHAPTVSFPVAGTLMIEPTESESKAELDRFCDAMIAIREEIREIEEGKAPKDNNVLKNAPHTSWVITAPEWNRPYSREKAAFPTKWVHEGKFWPSVGRLNNVLGDRKLVCSCPPIEEYMNPVPPKAA is encoded by the coding sequence ATGTCCCTTAACTGGAAGTATCAGGAGTCTTTCGCTGCCCGTCACGTCGGGCCGGATGAGCACGAGCTGAAGGCGATGCTGGACCTGCTGGGTGCCAGCTCGCTGGATGCGTTCATCGACCGGACGGTTCCGCAGGCCATCCGCTCCAAGGAGCCGCTGCGGCTGGCGCCGGGGCTGGGCGAGCATGATCTGCTGGCGCAGCTCGAGGCGATCGCCGCGAAGAACCAGCGCTTCAAGAGCTTCATCGGGATGGGCTACTACGACACCCACACCCCGAACGTCATCCTGCGCAACATCTTCCAGAACCCGGGCTGGTACACGCAGTACACGCCGTACCAGGCCGAGATTGCCCAGGGTCGGCTGGAGGCGCTGCTCAACTTCCAGACGATGGTGATGGACCTGACGGGCCTGGAGGTGGCCAACGCGTCGCTGCTCGACGAGGGCACGGCGGCGGCCGAGGCCATGGCCATGGCGCTGCACGTCAAGGGTGACGGGCGTGGCGGGGCCTTCTTCGTGTCGGACGCGTGCCACCCGCAGACGATCGACGTGGTGCGCACGCGCGCGGAGCCGCTTGGGGTGGAGGTGGTGGTGGGCGACCACCGCACGGTGGACCTGGGCGCGAAGAAGTACTTCGGCGCGCTGGTGCAATACCCGGCCACCGACGGCGCGGTGAATGACTACCGGGCCTTCTCGGAGAAGGTGCACGCGGCGGACGGGCTGGTGGTGATGGCCACGGATCTGCTGGCGCTCACGGTGCTGACGCCGCCGGGAGAGCTGGGGGCGGACGTGGCGGTGGGCAGCGCGCAGCGCTTCGGCGTGCCCATGGGCTATGGCGGTCCGCACGCGGGGTTCTTCGCGACGAAGAACGCTTATACGCGGCTGATGCCGGGCCGCATCATCGGCGTGTCCGAGGACGCGCAGGGCCGGCGGGCGCTGCGCATGGCGCTGCAGACGCGCGAGCAGCACATCCGCCGCGAGAAGGCGACGAGCAACATCTGCACGGCGCAGGTGCTGCTGGCGGTGATGGCGGGGATGTACGCGGTGTACCACGGGCCTCGGGGGCTCAAGGCGATCGCGGAGCGGGTGCACGGGCTGACGGTGCTGCTGGCGCAGGGGCTCACGAAGCTGGGCTACAAGCCGCGCTACGAGCAGTACTTCGACACGCTGCGGGTGGAGACGACGTCGGCGCAGGTGCGCACGGTGCTGGCGGCGGCCGAGGCGAAGGGGATGAACTTCCGCCGCATCGACGAGCGCTCCATCGGGCTGTCGCTGGACGAGACGACGCGCGCTTCGGACGTGGAGGCCATCCTGGGCACGTTCGCGGCCGGCAAGGCGCTGGGCGTGTCGCTGGACGAGCTGGGCGCGAGCCTGAGCAGCCCGGTGGAGGCGGGGCTGCGGCGGCAGAGCGCGTACCTGACGCACCCGGTCTTCAACAGCTACCACTCCGAGACGGAGATGCTGCGGTACATCCGGCGGCTCGAGTCGCGGGACTTGTCGCTGACGCACTCGATGATTCCGCTGGGCTCGTGCACGATGAAGCTGAACGCCACGGCGGAGATGATCCCCGTCACGTGGCCGAGCTTCGGCGGGCTGCACCCGTTCGCGCCGCCGTCGCAGGCGGCGGGCTACAAGGTCATCTTCGAGCAGCTGGAGAGCCAGCTGGCGGAGGTGACGGGGTTCGCGGGGTGCTCGCTGCAGCCGAACGCGGGCAGCCAGGGCGAGTACGCGGGCCTGCTGGTGATCCGGGCGTACCACCAGAGCCGTGGGCAGGGGCACCGGGACGTGTGCCTGATCCCGCAGTCGGCGCACGGGACGAACCCGGCCTCGGCGGTGATGGCGGGCTACCACGTGGTCGTCACGAAGTGCGATGAGCAGGGCAACATCGACATCGCGGATCTGCGCGTCCGGGCGGAGGAGTACAAGGATCGGCTGGCGGCGCTGATGGTGACGTACCCGTCCACGCACGGAGTGTTCGAGGAGGGGATCAAGGAGATCACCTCGATCATCCACGAGCGCGGTGGCCAGGTGTACATGGACGGGGCGAACCTGAACGCGCAGGTGGGGTTGATGAAGCCGGGACAGCTCGGCGCGGACGTGTGCCACATCAACCTGCACAAGACGTTCTGCATCCCGCACGGTGGTGGTGGGCCGGGGATGGGGCCGATCTGCGTGGCGCCGCACCTGGTGAAGTTCCTGCCGGGGCACCCGGTGATCGCGCAGAGCGGCTCGGAGCGGATTGGAGCGATCTCGGCGGCGCCTTGGGGCAGCGCGAGCATCCTGCTCATCTCGTGGGTGTACATCCAGATGATGGGCGGGGAGGGGCTGACGCAGGCGACGAAGATGGCGATCCTGAACGCCAACTACATCGCGAAGCGGCTGGATCCGCACTATCCGGTGCTCTACCGCGGGAAGACGGGTGGGGTGGCGCACGAGTGCATCGTGGACTTGCGGCACCTGAAGAAGACGACGGGCGTGGAGGTGGAGGACGTGGCCAAGCGGCTGATGGACTACGGCTTCCACGCGCCGACGGTGTCGTTCCCGGTGGCGGGCACGCTGATGATCGAGCCGACGGAGAGCGAGTCGAAGGCGGAGCTGGACAGGTTCTGCGACGCGATGATCGCGATCCGTGAGGAGATCCGGGAGATCGAGGAGGGCAAGGCGCCCAAGGACAACAACGTCCTGAAGAACGCGCCGCACACCTCGTGGGTGATCACGGCGCCGGAGTGGAACCGGCCGTACTCGCGTGAGAAGGCGGCGTTCCCGACGAAGTGGGTGCACGAGGGCAAGTTCTGGCCGTCGGTGGGGCGGCTGAACAACGTGCTGGGCGATCGCAAGCTGGTGTGCTCGTGCCCGCCGATCGAGGAGTACATGAATCCGGTGCCGCCGAAGGCGGCGTAG
- a CDS encoding serine/threonine protein kinase, whose protein sequence is MVSIEPKQSLALLPPGMGVGPWCVVRRHARGTYGTVYLAERAGHPEAGRFALKMANAPMDPRFARETEVLARIRHPHVPRFEDRGWWTYQEGVVFPYLVMEWVEGVPLYDWASEHSATSRQVMKLLGQVARALEATHAVGCVHRDVKGDNVLVRSVDGTAVLMDFGAGDFLGARTLTDGVLPPGTKRYRSPEALRFEREHESDFHAHYEAGPTDDVYALGVTAYRLATGSYPLPMKSSGLEEDRFTWPEWVPSEEMANLSPELARLIHQLLAKEPSVRGSAARVAEALERAARSAGAEADVRITPHPSRELTEKTEHPGPRPQRSLRRWVWLSGAFGVMALAVRMDGKASRSALERPLESSRESVAQGANDGGTADGGSAGLVDTAFASVSTMPPVRGQVGIGLNMPKNPFPGQRRAPCEKPEVEVNGGCWIILGNETPPCGPRSYEWRNGCYWPSFENPLPATSDPP, encoded by the coding sequence ATGGTGAGCATCGAGCCGAAGCAGAGCCTGGCCTTGCTGCCGCCCGGCATGGGGGTGGGGCCATGGTGCGTGGTGAGGAGGCATGCCCGGGGCACCTACGGCACCGTGTACCTCGCGGAACGGGCCGGGCACCCGGAGGCAGGGCGGTTTGCCCTGAAGATGGCCAACGCACCGATGGATCCACGCTTCGCCAGGGAGACGGAGGTGCTGGCGCGGATACGCCATCCCCACGTCCCCCGGTTCGAGGATCGGGGCTGGTGGACGTACCAGGAAGGAGTGGTGTTCCCGTACCTGGTGATGGAGTGGGTGGAAGGCGTGCCGCTCTATGACTGGGCGAGCGAACACTCGGCTACCTCGCGCCAGGTGATGAAGCTGCTCGGGCAGGTGGCGCGTGCTCTGGAGGCCACCCATGCTGTTGGTTGTGTGCACCGGGACGTCAAGGGCGACAACGTGCTGGTGCGCTCCGTGGATGGCACCGCGGTGCTGATGGACTTCGGGGCAGGGGATTTCCTGGGCGCTCGGACGCTGACGGATGGGGTGCTGCCCCCAGGCACGAAGCGCTACCGCAGCCCCGAGGCGCTGCGCTTCGAGAGGGAACATGAGAGCGACTTTCACGCGCACTACGAGGCAGGGCCGACGGACGACGTCTACGCGCTGGGAGTAACGGCCTATCGCCTGGCTACGGGTTCGTACCCGCTGCCAATGAAGTCCTCCGGGTTGGAGGAGGACCGGTTCACCTGGCCCGAGTGGGTGCCGTCGGAGGAGATGGCGAACCTGAGCCCGGAGCTGGCAAGGCTCATCCACCAGCTGCTCGCGAAGGAGCCCTCGGTCCGAGGCAGCGCGGCGCGGGTGGCGGAGGCGCTCGAGCGCGCGGCACGGAGCGCCGGGGCTGAAGCGGATGTCCGCATCACGCCGCATCCTTCCCGGGAGCTGACGGAGAAGACGGAGCATCCGGGGCCACGGCCGCAGCGCTCGCTGAGGAGGTGGGTATGGCTTTCGGGAGCCTTCGGCGTCATGGCGCTGGCCGTGCGCATGGATGGGAAGGCCTCTCGCTCAGCCTTGGAACGCCCGCTCGAATCGTCCCGGGAGTCGGTGGCTCAGGGGGCGAATGACGGTGGCACGGCGGATGGCGGCTCCGCAGGCCTCGTGGACACCGCGTTTGCCTCCGTGAGCACGATGCCGCCTGTTCGAGGCCAGGTAGGCATTGGCCTCAACATGCCGAAGAATCCATTTCCAGGGCAGCGCCGCGCGCCGTGCGAGAAGCCTGAGGTCGAGGTCAATGGTGGGTGCTGGATTATCCTGGGGAATGAGACCCCGCCCTGTGGTCCTCGTTCATACGAATGGAGGAACGGGTGTTATTGGCCCTCGTTTGAGAATCCGCTTCCCGCGACCTCGGATCCCCCCTGA
- a CDS encoding cation diffusion facilitator family transporter has product MEASLSNRQDAHAERSRKVRQVLAGILVANWAVAIAKLLFGLAAQSASVTADGLHSFIDGSSNILGLVAMAAAARPADEDHPYGHGKFEAIASLGIGAMIGIGMLELGRMALDSLLHDKHAQVTPLMAGVMVFTLVVNLVVTRVERHYGERLKSTLLLADANHTLSDVFVTLAVLLSLGLVWLGYPRADGVVALLVMIFVAYVAYGIVRQAVGILSDTARLDAARVGQLTMGVPGVLSCRDVRSRGMEDSVYVDLKIEVDPQLTTAQAHEVADQVEHRLHASFPQVVDVVVHVEPARASGSLPAH; this is encoded by the coding sequence GTGGAAGCCTCCCTTTCCAACCGCCAGGACGCCCACGCGGAGCGCAGCCGGAAGGTCCGGCAGGTGCTTGCGGGCATCCTCGTCGCCAACTGGGCGGTGGCCATCGCCAAGCTCCTCTTCGGGCTGGCGGCCCAGTCCGCCTCGGTGACGGCGGACGGCCTGCACTCGTTCATCGATGGGAGCTCCAACATCCTGGGGCTGGTGGCCATGGCGGCGGCGGCCCGGCCCGCGGACGAGGACCACCCGTACGGCCACGGCAAGTTCGAGGCGATTGCCTCGCTGGGCATCGGGGCGATGATTGGCATCGGCATGCTGGAGCTGGGGCGCATGGCGCTCGACTCGCTGCTGCATGACAAGCATGCCCAGGTGACGCCGCTCATGGCGGGGGTGATGGTGTTCACCCTGGTGGTGAACCTGGTCGTCACGCGCGTGGAGCGGCACTACGGCGAGCGGCTGAAGAGCACGCTGCTGCTGGCGGACGCCAACCACACGCTCTCGGACGTGTTCGTCACCCTGGCGGTGCTGCTCTCGCTGGGGCTGGTGTGGCTGGGCTACCCTCGAGCCGATGGCGTGGTGGCGCTGCTGGTGATGATCTTCGTGGCCTACGTGGCGTACGGCATCGTCCGCCAGGCGGTGGGCATCCTCTCGGACACGGCGCGGCTGGACGCGGCGCGGGTGGGCCAGCTCACCATGGGCGTGCCGGGAGTGCTGTCCTGCCGGGACGTGCGCAGCCGAGGCATGGAGGACAGCGTCTACGTGGACTTGAAGATCGAGGTGGACCCGCAGCTCACCACGGCCCAGGCGCACGAAGTGGCGGACCAGGTGGAGCACCGGCTCCACGCCTCGTTCCCCCAGGTGGTGGACGTGGTGGTGCACGTGGAGCCCGCGCGAGCTTCGGGCTCGCTGCCAGCGCATTGA
- a CDS encoding energy transducer TonB produces MLALLAHGVFVGLLLLLSYIEVHLPPAEKRLTRPPSSVAMRPLSADQWAKNRGESKPAKSTVTERPRLEKKKEEEKKKDEKRPDGQVVDVAKGNEQKAPDAKYLAEQDNKVEKETKAREQTPFYRNAMPQRTANQSRDGVGNQTEEQPQVAGNNGVGSDDQPMSPGDRKPAFEVPDAHRKQEIALKTEPDSQGPGMQVPNRNESDEVKGNSKRLNIQQGSGLGDTAGSSGRAGLPGVATLMPSQAVMDKLIGAAPNDHLKDAEEGDGTFLNTREWKYASFFNRVKQNVGMHWNPNGELRRRDPTGAIYSGRDRYTLVNVTLDQKGMVQDIRVEKSSGLDFLDLEAIASFQRAQPFPNPPAGLLDSDATVRFSFGFFLEMGGGPRMRLFRQSN; encoded by the coding sequence CTGCTCGCCCTGCTGGCCCATGGTGTCTTCGTCGGGCTGCTGCTGCTGCTGTCCTACATCGAGGTGCACCTGCCCCCGGCCGAGAAGCGGCTGACGCGGCCCCCGAGCTCCGTCGCCATGCGGCCGCTGTCCGCGGATCAGTGGGCGAAGAACCGCGGCGAGTCCAAGCCCGCCAAGTCCACCGTCACCGAGCGCCCCCGCCTCGAGAAGAAGAAGGAGGAGGAGAAGAAGAAGGACGAGAAGCGGCCCGATGGACAGGTGGTGGACGTGGCCAAGGGCAACGAGCAGAAGGCCCCGGACGCCAAGTATCTGGCCGAGCAGGACAACAAGGTGGAGAAGGAGACGAAGGCCCGGGAGCAGACGCCCTTCTACCGCAACGCCATGCCGCAGCGGACGGCGAACCAGTCCCGCGACGGCGTGGGCAACCAGACCGAGGAGCAGCCCCAGGTGGCGGGCAACAACGGCGTGGGCTCGGACGACCAGCCCATGAGCCCAGGAGATCGCAAGCCGGCCTTCGAGGTCCCCGACGCCCACCGCAAGCAGGAGATCGCGCTGAAGACGGAGCCGGACTCGCAGGGCCCGGGCATGCAGGTGCCCAACCGCAACGAGAGCGACGAGGTGAAGGGCAACTCCAAGCGGCTGAACATCCAGCAGGGCTCCGGCCTGGGTGACACGGCGGGCTCCAGCGGCCGCGCGGGGCTGCCTGGAGTGGCCACGCTGATGCCGTCGCAGGCGGTGATGGACAAGCTCATCGGCGCGGCGCCCAATGATCACCTCAAGGACGCCGAGGAGGGCGACGGCACCTTCCTCAACACCCGCGAGTGGAAGTACGCCAGCTTCTTCAACCGCGTGAAGCAGAACGTGGGCATGCACTGGAACCCCAACGGCGAGCTGCGCCGGAGGGATCCCACGGGCGCCATCTACAGCGGGCGGGATCGCTACACCCTGGTCAACGTGACGCTGGATCAGAAGGGCATGGTGCAGGACATCCGGGTGGAGAAGAGCAGCGGCCTAGACTTCCTGGATCTGGAGGCCATCGCCTCGTTCCAGCGGGCGCAGCCCTTCCCCAACCCGCCGGCCGGGTTGCTGGACTCGGACGCCACGGTGCGCTTCTCCTTTGGCTTCTTCCTGGAGATGGGCGGCGGCCCGCGGATGCGCCTGTTCCGGCAGTCCAACTGA